In Mercurialis annua linkage group LG5, ddMerAnnu1.2, whole genome shotgun sequence, a single genomic region encodes these proteins:
- the LOC126683468 gene encoding uncharacterized protein LOC126683468 isoform X2 — protein METADGSLFLVLVIIISLVFSAVARIFYVLYRTGKPLRADSLKPLSTLIVLGSGGHTAEMINVVALLQKDRFTPRFYIAAATDKMSLQKACVLEDSLVDMHQGKRVSAKYMQIYRSREVGQSYLTSIWTTLLAVAHALWIMIKIRPEVVLCNGPGTCIPLCVIAFLFKVVGITWSSIFYVESIARVQRLSLSGLLLYKLRIADQFFVQWPQLQSKYRRAQYVGCLM, from the exons ATGGAGACCGCAGATGGAAGTCTCTTTTTAGTTTTGGTTATCATCATTAGCCTAGTTTTCAGTGCGGTTGCTCGCATTTTTTATGTCCTTTATCGAACTGGAAAGCCCTTGCGAGCTGATTCCCTAAAGCCTCTGAGTACTCTAATTGTTTTGGGTTCAG GGGGCCACACTGCGGAGATGATTAATGTGGTGGCTTTACTTCAGAAAGATAGATTTACACCTAGATTTTATATTGCAGCTGCTACGGATAAAATGAGTCTGCAAAAGGCCTGTGTTTTGGAGGACTCTTTAGTTGATATG CATCAGGGCAAAAGGGTCTCAGCTAAGTACATGCAAATTTACAGAAGCAGGGAAGTTGGCCAGTCATATTTAACGTCGATTTGGACAACTTTATTGGCTGTTGCTCATGCATTGTGGATAATGATTAAAATCAGACCGGAAGTG GTTCTTTGCAACGGACCTGGAACTTGCATTCCTCTATGCGTAATTGCATTCCTATTCAAG GTGGTAGGGATTACATGGTCAAGTATTTTTTATGTTGAGAGTATAGCAAGAGTGCAAAGGCTATCTTTAAGTGGTTTGCTTCTCTATAAGCTACGCATAGCTGATCAGTTTTTCGTACAATGGCCACAACTTCAGAGTAAATATCGTCGAGCACAATATGTTGGCTGTCTGATGTAG
- the LOC126683468 gene encoding uncharacterized protein LOC126683468 isoform X1, producing the protein METADGSLFLVLVIIISLVFSAVARIFYVLYRTGKPLRADSLKPLSTLIVLGSGGHTAEMINVVALLQKDRFTPRFYIAAATDKMSLQKACVLEDSLVDMQHQGKRVSAKYMQIYRSREVGQSYLTSIWTTLLAVAHALWIMIKIRPEVVLCNGPGTCIPLCVIAFLFKVVGITWSSIFYVESIARVQRLSLSGLLLYKLRIADQFFVQWPQLQSKYRRAQYVGCLM; encoded by the exons ATGGAGACCGCAGATGGAAGTCTCTTTTTAGTTTTGGTTATCATCATTAGCCTAGTTTTCAGTGCGGTTGCTCGCATTTTTTATGTCCTTTATCGAACTGGAAAGCCCTTGCGAGCTGATTCCCTAAAGCCTCTGAGTACTCTAATTGTTTTGGGTTCAG GGGGCCACACTGCGGAGATGATTAATGTGGTGGCTTTACTTCAGAAAGATAGATTTACACCTAGATTTTATATTGCAGCTGCTACGGATAAAATGAGTCTGCAAAAGGCCTGTGTTTTGGAGGACTCTTTAGTTGATATG CAGCATCAGGGCAAAAGGGTCTCAGCTAAGTACATGCAAATTTACAGAAGCAGGGAAGTTGGCCAGTCATATTTAACGTCGATTTGGACAACTTTATTGGCTGTTGCTCATGCATTGTGGATAATGATTAAAATCAGACCGGAAGTG GTTCTTTGCAACGGACCTGGAACTTGCATTCCTCTATGCGTAATTGCATTCCTATTCAAG GTGGTAGGGATTACATGGTCAAGTATTTTTTATGTTGAGAGTATAGCAAGAGTGCAAAGGCTATCTTTAAGTGGTTTGCTTCTCTATAAGCTACGCATAGCTGATCAGTTTTTCGTACAATGGCCACAACTTCAGAGTAAATATCGTCGAGCACAATATGTTGGCTGTCTGATGTAG